From Corticium candelabrum chromosome 9, ooCorCand1.1, whole genome shotgun sequence:
ttgtggcaggctgtagtgctttggcaccgacggactacactgatcgacacaatcaggtggcctccttcattcactgggatgtttgttgccattttggggttccagtggagagcagatggtactggcatcatcctgataggcttgtggagacggatgacattactatgatgtgggataccaccatccccactgccaggaagatcaaagccaatcatccagacatctgtctcagaaataggaagacaatcatttgtcttcttattgatgtcagctgtcctgctgatggcaacattggcaagaaacatgctgagaagttgacgaagtacagcgacttgtgagtggagataagccgcatgtggcattgtcgaacactggtggttccggtggtcttgggagctttgggcacagtgcacgcaggtattgcacggtagCTGGACatcattccaggtcatcacaacctgcagcacttacagaaaacagtgcttctgggatctactcagattcttcgtaaagtcatgtcttctttctagacagctgtGACTGTCtatgtacttctgaagcagggtttgcttccggtacttgtaatagactttacaaaccagactgatctggttgagcacgacacacataatgactcatttcagtcgttggggagtttctgtagtctggcaaacggtctgttgacgatgacgttctgtgctttcctggtggtcattgatatccaataggtgtgctgtatcgagtttgCGGttaccgtaatgcctgcaatttATATCGAATTGTctagtcattgatcaccgtgtggactacacagaaacatgtaccctgctgggctcacttgcgggttggtgggcatccagatgggggtaaagatcccacttgcccattatggagaggcataacgacacataataatacactatagcctagtggttagagttcttTCTTTCCGACCATGATGAcctgggttcaatcccaggtggtgacagcaatataatgaaacgagtttgttggttctttctcactgtctatgtctgtgagagtagacttgtttccgtcgaaagggagtttctgtgatgtggCATGGGGACCGTTGGCAGCAAGGATcggtgctttcctggtagtcattgatatgtaCTGGGCGTGCTGTTAGAGGTGGTGAAATTCTCGTAGCGCACACAATCAATATTGATAAGCTAGTTACTAgtgccatatggattacacggaaacaCATGtactctctgggacttacctgccgggttggtgggtgcttCGTTTAGgctaaagaccccacttaccctacctgGAGGGTGATGACAACAATAATTAACAGCACACTTgcccagaccaaacttcatctggatgtcatcagagaaggtacgaaccgtgtacAACAACCCTTTCAGCTGATCATGATTTCTGCcgtacagcttcagatcactAATAGGTTGAGTGTACAGTTGTAACAAGATTCTGACCATCAACGGGTTTGCACTGACAGTTCTCACTTATggttttggtgtcattcattggaGGACCGTGGACCTGCAACAGCTTGATCGGTGGACCAGGAAACTTCTCTATGCACAGTGTCTACCATCGTGCGGCAGACGTTGACCGGCTGTACACTCCGTGCACCAACGGCGGTGgagggttacaacagattgagccGCTGGACTGTTGCCTTCATAGCAGCTCTGATCCcttcatgcaaatggtacaggaGTGTGATGCTAGGAGGTCCTCTCATTTGATCCGACGCATGgccgtcagtttactgcacagttGCAGGGGAGTCTGGCTAGggacaacaagtcgcagagccTGCATGGAAGTGGGACCATCCTGTGTGATGGCGTCTTCAAGCGAGCACCTCAGATGGATGCGAAACATTTCTGCATGTgcagcagttctcttcgtgtacaGTCCTGGGGCATAAAACCTATGCATGATCAGTAttgccgtctcactgagaaacCCGTGTGGACACGAacgagacctacggatggctgaAGTTatcgaatcttcctgctgcaatcAAGGGACTCGTTTCTGCTCAAggccaagctcttcggactcagTATTATTAGCGCAACATTCTGGATcgagatgtcagtcccacttgccACTTGGGCAGTGTAGGCGTGGAGACAGTTGAGCACATTGCGGCAGGCTCTAGTGCCTTGGCAccaatggactacactgatcgacacaatcaggtggcgtCCATTATCCACTGAGACATTTGTTGTCactttggggttccagtggagagcagatggtaccggcatcatcctgataggcttgcgGAGACATAcaacatcactatgatgtgggatacagccATCCTACCGCTATAGGAAGATTGGTGCCAATCATCCTGACGTCTTCAGAaatagaagacaaacacttgtcttcttattgatatctgCTGTcatgctgatggcaacatcgcCAGGAACCAGGCTGAGAAGTCGacaaagtacagcgacttgcgggCTGAGGTAGGTAGGCCACATGTGGCTGTTttggacactggttgttccagtggtgttgggagcattAGGCACAGTGCACGTAGgcattgcacggtggctggacattattcgaGGTCatcaacctgcagcacttacagaaaacagtgcttcttggatccagtcggtTCCTGCGTAAAGTCGtatcttctgtctagacagccatgatggtctaagcacctttgaggcagggtttgcttctaGTGCTTACGAGAGACCttacgaaccagactgatctggttgaacacaacaacagtttgtatAATAATCTAGATAAGAATTTCAAAGACTTGATAATTTCATACTGATATCAACCAAGGACTTGATAATTTCATACTGATATCAAGTTGTTGGTTGGTATCTGTATGAAATTATCAAGTCTTGGAAATTCTTGTCCAGATGTTGGGCAGGTCGACTTGCCTAGGCCAAGTCCTTGGTCACAGACTTCAACCCGGGTACTGTCTTTATATACAAATAACTTCCCATGAGTAGATCAGGAACCAAGTGAGTGTCCAGGGTGGTGCATATGGTCCGGCCATGTCATTTCAGACAAACAAGTTCCTCTCAAACTGGCAACTGCTGCATTTACTGCTGGAAAAGCTTTGAttcttattatttattattatatataacaTCGCTAGCACCAAATTGATCAACACCATCCCAAGAATCATAGGTGATTGACTGCTCACGATCTTTTGCCACAGAGGTTGAAAAGTGGCATGACATTTCTATGCTCATCCTTCAAAAAGACTACTACTGAAGTGTTCTTATatcctgaaagaagaaaatcGTACAggaatatatttattataaagtAGGGTGATTTCAGGGAACATCATTATTAGTGcagaattaatttgtgcgctAACAAGTCGGACCTAACTAATTTGTGGAGGAAATCCAACTccattaatttaaaattaattgtgTCATGAGCTGTGATCACACAAAGTCGCATAAATTTTTCTGCGGCACAAGTCTATGATTACCTGTACTATCAAATTGCCTAAGAATGTTCATTTTGTTTATATCAAGGTTCATATGAACATGCAAAAAAGCTAGAACACACAGCCTTTCTTTTGCCATCCAATTTTGCAACTGTTACACTAACTGCCTCAGTTCCTCATGCCTAGTTATGCCACTGCTTTGTGTTCATAAAATTTGTAAAGAATGTCATGAACTTGATTATTCTAATTGTATCCAAGAGGGCAAGATGGAGCAAGAATCAAACTGATCATGAGTCTAGATATTGACAATCCGGAGAATGACGAGGGCAGAGTGGGTCGAGTCTAATCATGCTGTATAGACTAGAATGATAATGGCTAAGATATGTGTACAGGCTGTTGTGTATGGGACAGTGGAATTAATTTTAGTACCCATTTCGAAAGCACTGCATTTGTCCgaatgcatgtgtgcattACTGTGTAATACTGTGTAAGTCTACATTGTAGTACTTACGTTTAGCATACCTGTGTTTGTGTCGGCATGTTCTGAAGATGTATATCTTGTTGTTTAGACTTGGCACTGGCACATTTTGTGTACTGTTCAAACAATTGCTCAGATATCTTCATGAACGTAAGGAATTGTTAATTGAGCTGACTATATGAGTTTACTATGGTGTTTTGCAATAAGTAATCTATGTGGGTGAAATGTAGCACTTAGCAGCTATTAACAATGAACTTCATGACCTGAACAACAGTCTTGTGAGACTCTACGATGAATTGGAATTAATTTTAGGCTCACAAGTAAGTCTATTGTGTATCATCACAGTTTGTGCATTAGGGAAGAGCACTTACATTAGATGTTGTATTCTAGAGACTTGTTGTAAGAGCAATTGATGGTGTGTTGTCTTTCAATTCATCAGTAATGGCACTGGAAGAAAGAACAAGATGTTCTCATATTCATGAGGTTTGTAATAATTTACCCAAGAAAGTACTCTGGTTATACCCTGATAGATCATTTGTGTAATCATGCGTAGCTGGTACACAGTTGCGAGGGACAAAGCTTGTGGGAAGGGAATGTAAGACATTTACTGTGTTCATATCAGCTGTGTAGTTTCGTTTATGTTTAGCCTCAGCCTATTTACAATGGCATGTAGTTGTTTCTCACTTGGTATTATCTGTATtcctctttttgtttgtctacgaCGAACAGATTTGTGGAGAAAATCTTATGACAGGTtcgtgtacatgtatgtgtgttgttaATATATGAGATAGAAAACTGACCTAAACTAATTTATAGATCCTATCGAAATGGTAGTCGTCTTTCGTCAAATTTAGCTTAAACAAATATGTCTCCAAGTAGACACAGGTAAGATACGTGACATAAATTATGGTATAGCAGAAGATGACGAAACAAGCTGCACTTTGTTTATCAAACAGAGTAGAACCACCTTCTTACAATTCAATGATCAACACAGACTCTACAGCACATGTTTCCAGCATTTCTAATTTCACTAGGAAAGAAACGATCAATCTTCAAGAGCTCTCGTGACCTAACAAGTACTTAGCATTGTAGTAGCCCTGCAGCATGCAGGAGCAGTATGCTTCGATTCTGGAGTTTGCGTTTCAGAATTGTTGTTGGAATGAGACTGGCTATGTTGGCAGTGCACATGATAAGAGACCTACCTATCATTAGATAACATCTGTTACTACAGGAATGTAATAGTCAGTGTGCAGTATTACAAAGCAAGAACTATAGTGGTCATGTCTTGCCCAATAAACTATGCATCAATTACCATTAATGATTATGCAAATGTTCCTTTTCAAGTAAGTTTGACTAATAGGAATCAATAGGTTATGTAGATAGACACTGATCTGTAAAagatatgtacagtactggcAAACCCACAATATCTGTATGTAATTCTTACTTCCTCTACTCATATCCTACATACAGTTTCAGATTGCATTTGTATATAGGCACAGTAAAAACGTATTTGTTATTTCATGCACTATGGTTATAGTAATTGTACTTGGAAATTGTATCCATCCACCAACATCACCACAACGTGCTTGCTTTCTGTTGCTGTTCTGCTTACTCAAGTGCAGAGCCATCATAAAAGGCCAATGACACAATTGCCTTCTGATGACCTACATACTCTCGTTTGACATCACCATGGTCAATGTTCCACAGTCTAGCTGTTCCATCAGATGATGCTGAAAAGCAGACACAACTACTGTAAAGGCACACTCTGTGCATGCAGTTACACATAGACTTGCATTAACCTGTGACAAGATACTGGGAGTCAGCACTGAATGCACAATCCCACACCCATTCCTGACTGTTTACAGACAGTGTTCTACGAAGAGAAAAGTCAGCTGTGTTCCAGATCTTCACTGACTTGTCAGCACTTGCTGTGGCCAGAAAACTAAAGAGAATAAATCACTCAAATTTCTTTATTTaaatgaaacaaacacaccaagaATCTGGACTGAACTGGCACTTGAGTGCATATCTTGGGTGTGCTGTGACTTTTGTTTTGGGTTTGAGACGTATGCGGTCATTTCCTCGACCACCAAGCAATGACCACACAAAACAGTTACCCTACGTAAACGTTTCATGATTGAACCCTTCTGCTGACAAGAAAATTACTCACAGTATTGCTACATGCTGCCATGTAGCTGGCATCTGCATCAATGCTAACTGTTCGTATTGGAATATCAAGCTCAGCAACCTGCAGAATCAAACTTTAATACGAAAAGCAAGCAAATACATTATAGTACTCAGATAGAAACAATACCACTTGCTCATTGTAATCAGTTCGAAGATCCCACAAGTGAATAGCACCACTCTGATCTCCAACCATCATCTCAACCTAATAAAGTAAGAACTGAAATTAACCTAGTTGACAACACATGCAGCTACATAACAGTACTCAACCTGATTTGGGTGAAGACATATACATGTGCAAGGGTCATTCATCTGGAAAATTCGCTGACACTGAATGTTTCTAACTCTACAATGCCACATCACTAAACTGAACTTCATTTGCAATAATCATGTCACCTGAGATCCCAGatctttgctgttttgtcCTCCCCACCTGTAAACATCCATTTAGCGGTCTTCTCAAATCCAATACATGTTACGTTTTTGCTTAGTCCATCATAGTTAATAACCTAAAGTGATTACAAATCTGGACATAAGGTCATATTACATTCAGATGGATGAAACGTACTGGATTTGGATTGCTAGAATTGACATCATACATTCGAATGTGTTGATACCCTGCAATGAAACGAACAAGCTTTCAAGACAACTTTATCAACATACGCAATCTCGTTATCTACTTGCTTATCACATCATAGCTCTTAATCTACAACTGCAAGAAGTTTGATGATAGCAGTTTTCAGCTTAAGGAGATAACAATACCATACAAGTCTAGAGAGCTGTTGACAATGCCTTATTAAAATCAATCATAAACATCTATATGAATGTAGGGATGTAGATATTACAGTATTAGTACTGTTTAAATAGCAACATCCACAAtctaaaatcaataaataattgatcaCTTGATCAACTACTAACACTGCCCCGAGTGTGAGATCTAGAAAGTACCAGCATGCAACTGTGTAAGTCAGCATACCTCCCATAAAGCAAAGAGAGCAATAGCATCAACATGATGTaaacttttgtgtttgttcacTCTACAGAGGAAAAGGCAATGCACATCTGAAAGCCTTCTACAGAGTGTAGAGTAGTAATATATGGACTGACAATGCCCTATTGAAgcattaaataataataaataaaaaaaatacataaataaacaatacataaaattaaatacataaatgaataaataaaaataaatggctaccactccatggtttgggggttcaaaccccagcaAAATTATGAAAAttgtgtctttctttctcatgtttctctagctttgccatgagactatgactcattCAGTCGTTGggaagtttctgtggtctggcgaacggtctgttgacgatgacgttcagtgctttcctggtggtcattgatatccaatAGGCATACTGTATCGAGTTCGTGGTCACCATactgcctgcaatctatattgaattggctacccattgatcgccgtgtggactacacacaaacatgtaccctgctagGCTCACCTGCCGAGTCGGTgagcgcccagatgggggtaaagaccttACTTGCCCATCATAGaagggcataacgacacaataaataaataaataaacaaataacataTTTAATCACTATCCTGTAGTGCACTCTAGAAGCGCGTGTAAAGTACtaaagacaacacacagacaacaaaaaaagacaaagaaacactGTAAATAACTACACAACCTTGATTATAAAAACTAATTGTAGATTTATGTGCATGTCCATAAATTCAAAATGTATGTTTAACccaaataaaacaattttcaCACAGTATACACATACTTATGAAGGGAAAATGAAATAATATCTAACTGTAGATTAAAGTTTCCATGTAGCCATCCTGATTGAACTGGTGTACTGTATTTGCTTTTGCTTATTTATTAGGGCAGCACATGCTTGGCAGGAGAACTGCCACAGGCCAGGTAATTGACGTTTTGGTTGATTGACGTTCAGATAATCGAAGTTCTACCGTAAATCTTTTTGTATagaataataaaattattcaTCCCATTCATTTTTATTCCACGGTCAACAATCTATGGGCTTGTTCACAATGGGCCTAATATTGATTACTTCACTGAGTAACTAAATTTGGCCGTTCTCGTCATTCCTAATCGTGACTAGACTAATGTCATTCTAAAGATTGTAGGGAAAAGGTTTAGAACTCCATTAATGGCTGTAACGGTCTTCTCAAGGATATGTGAATGCGTGCCACACTACGACGTTTGAAGACGATCTGGGTCGATGATACGCACACACCTTACGTGCTTAGTCACCACAACTTCCAAATCACACACTAATTCACTCTACACAACcggcatatatatatagcaatcCTACCCCAGTCATTAGTTAACCCCACCCAAAATTCCCTTATTTGGTAACCCAAAAGTCAGACTGTGGCTTCTCGTTAGACACGTGTTACACCACACCCTCTCGAGTCAAAACTTCACAAGTTTCTGCTCCATCTTCATTATCAACGTTGTCAATCGAACGGCTCAAAAAGTCAGCTGCATTGTTTTCTCGTCCCTTAATAGTTTCGATCTTCATGTTGAATCCTTGCAAATACAGGGCCCAGCGCATGATACGGTTGTTTATGTACTTTGCCCTGTTTAGGTATTGGAGTGGTTAGTGATCCATTTGAATCCAAAACTCACGTCCGTACAAGTAAGGGTAAAACTTCCTGATCGCCCATATCACGGCGAGGCATTCCCTTTCAATTGTGGAGTACCTTCTTTCAGCGGACGTCAGCTTTTTACTCCGATATCCAACCGAGAACAAGCTGTTATCGTGCTCTTGGAGCAGAACAGCCCCAATACCAACTCTGGACGCATCAACTCGTAGCGTATAGGATTTATCATGGTCTGGTAGATGTAGCACTGGCTTGCTGGTGACTGCGTTTTTCAATGTTCTGTACGCTGCCTCTTGTGCCTCTTTCCACTCAATTTGGTTTGGCTGACACTTTTTTGTAAGGTCTGTCAAAGGCACGGCTATAGCACTAAAATTAGGAACGAAGTCGCAATAGAAGCCTGCCAATCCTATGAAGGATCGGAGCTCTTTCTTCGTCGTCGGTCGTGATGCATCACGTACCTTGCGTATGTTTTCTTCATCGGGTTCGATGATCCCCTTGCCAATGTCATGACCGATAAAATCCAGAGACTCGGCCTCAATTAGACACTTTGATGATCGAATTGTCAACCCTGCCTTCGCAATCCGGTCCAATGTTTCTCGAAGAGCGACCATATGTTCCTGCCACGTAGGCGCATGAACGATTGTATCGTCCACGTATGAGTCAACTGCGGCCAGCCCCTGGAAAAGCTTCCTCATGGCTCGCACCAGAGTAGCACCAGAATTCATCATTCCAAATGGCATTCTCAAACACTCATAACATCCGTCTGGAGTAACGAAAGCCGTTTTATAGACGTCTTCTTTGGCTACTGGAATTTGCCAATACCCCTTCCTCAGGTCGAGTTTAGAGAAATATTTATTCTTCCCAAACTTTTGTGTTAGTGCGGGCATAGATGTCATTGGTTCGGAATCAGGTAATGTAATGCGGTTGAGCCGGCGGTAGTCAATGCATATGCGGTTGGTTCCATCACGTTTGCAAACCACGACGACAGGCGATGAGTACCGCAACGCCGACGGGCATATGACGTTCATGTCTATCATCCTTTGGATATCCTCTTGCAAAGACTTGCGTACACTATACAGGACGACGTATGGTTTACAGCACACTGGTATATCAGCCGTCAACCGTATGGGATGTTCCGTCAAATTCGATGTTCCCAGAAGATCTGTAAACACGCAGTCAAATTCCTTTACCAGTCCCGCTGCTTCCCACACCTGATCGAAACTTAGCTCGCTCCCATATTTTACGTCCTCAAAGGTCTCAGTAGCCAAGCAAGTGAACAAGTCAAGCAACTCATCGTTGATCACTGCTTCTCCGTCGCCCTTTCCGTTGCTTCAATGACGGCGGAACAAACGGTGTTTAACACCGGCCCTCCCTTGTGTTCTTCCATGGAACAAAATGCTTCCTACTCCCGTTCGTGGAATCTCTTAAGAAGATTGATGTGATACACCTTGGTTTTGCCCCCGACGTCAATTCTATTGTCATTCAATCCGACTCTCTCCTTCACTACAAAGGCCCCTTCCATTTCATTAATAGTTTGTTCGTGTCCGTATGTAGAAGAACAAGGGCTTTGTCACCCACCGACAGTTCGCGATGTCTAGCTTTCAGATCGTAATACCTTTTCTGGTGTCGCTGGGCCTTCTGTAGCTCCTCGCAAGCTATCCATAACGTGTCCTCGAGTCTTTCTCTTAGCTCGGTAACGTATTGGTAGCTCGTCCACATGTCCACATCATCTCCTTCTTGTGTCCATAGGTGGCGAAGAATAAGCATAGGACCCCGCACTGTCCGTCCATAAATCAGTTCAAAGAGCGAAAACCCTGTAGACTCGTGAGGTGCTTCTCGATACGCAAATAAGAGTGCGTCTATGTACCGGTTCCACTGCCTAGGCTTCTCCGTACACAAGCGTCTTAACATTGTCTTCAGTGTGCCATTAAACTTCTCCACCAGACCATTGCACATTGGGTGGTATGGTGTGGTGGTGAGTTGGCGTATACTCAACAATCGAGAGACTTCTTTCATGCAATCAGAAATAAATTGGGTGCCTAGATCACTTAGCACTTCCTCTGGCACTCCCACTCGGCTATAGATGCCAACAAGAGCCTCAGCCACCGACTTGGTACTAATAGTCTTAAGTGGGATGGCTTCTGGGTATCTGGTAGCATAGTCAATGAACGTCAAGATGTACCGGTGTCCAGCATTACTAGGAGGGAAGATCAGTCCTACTAAGTCCACTGCCACTCTCTTGAAAGGAACATTTATCAAAGGAGTACTCTGCAACGGTACTCTACCACAATCTCCCTTCTTGTCCATGCGATGACATACTTTGCATGACTTGCAAAATTGTGACACGTCTTTTCTCACTCCAGGCCAATAGAAGTTGCTGAAGACTTTGTCAGCAGTTTTCTTTGATCCCAAATGGCCACTCAAGATAGAATCACGAGCCAATTCCATAACTTTGCAACGGAGCGGTCTAGGAACGACCACTTGCTTCACTGGCACTCTACCATTGACTCTAGGATGAGCGTATGATCGGTAGAGGATGTCATTCTTCACATCATACGTCACAACTTGTTGTCCCTTGGTCTTGGGCTCTGTAAATTGCCTGTACCTCTTGATCGTGTCATCACCCTTTGCAATTGCATCAAACGCTCCCTGTCTATTG
This genomic window contains:
- the LOC134183890 gene encoding uncharacterized protein LOC134183890 isoform X1, with product MTHKSWRVGMVLQATQWISISLHYYTRAVYFTVELSCLLRLLQYKLIPTHKPLILTTATSYSLTTSLPPVTLDLALAHFVYCSNNCSDIFMNHLAAINNELHDLNNSLVRLYDELELILGSQRLVVRAIDGVLSFNSSVMALEERTRCSHIHELVHSCEGQSLWEGNFRLCLASAYLQWHVVVSHLVLSVFLFLFVYDEQICGENLMTDPIEMVVVFRQI
- the LOC134184279 gene encoding target of rapamycin complex subunit lst8-like, which produces MGGYQHIRMYDVNSSNPNPVINYDGLSKNVTCIGFEKTAKWMFTGGEDKTAKIWDLRVRNIQCQRIFQMNDPCTCICLHPNQVEMMVGDQSGAIHLWDLRTDYNEQVVAELDIPIRTVSIDADASYMAACSNTGNCFVWSLLGGRGNDRIRLKPKTKVTAHPRYALKCQFSPDSCFLATASADKSVKIWNTADFSLRRTLSVNSQEWVWDCAFSADSQYLVTASSDGTARLWNIDHGDVKREYVGHQKAIVSLAFYDGSALE